In the Lates calcarifer isolate ASB-BC8 linkage group LG24, TLL_Latcal_v3, whole genome shotgun sequence genome, one interval contains:
- the rdh12l gene encoding retinol dehydrogenase 12, like, giving the protein MQAIRNYFRPAWSSDAKLDGKTVVITGANTGIGKETAIDLAKRGAKIIIACRDMEKAEAAVKDIKESSGNENVLCMKLDLSDSKSIREFAEAINKGEPKLDILINNAGVMVCPYGKTADGFEMQIGVNHMGHFLLTYLLLDLIKRSTPARIINVSSMAHSWGKINLEDINSEKGYNKNEAYSQSKLANVLFTRSLAKRLEGTGVTTYALHPGVVQTDLWRHLSGPQQFVMKLVSPFTKNSVQGAQTTIYCAVEPTLEKESGGYYSDCAPANCSAYGKDDDLAQKLWELSCKMLGITWE; this is encoded by the exons ATGCAGGCGATAAG AAATTACTTCCGGCCTGCCTGGTCTTCTGATGCAAAGCTAGATGGCAAAACAGTTGTCATCACCGGTGCCAACACTGGTATTGGCAAAGAGACAGCCATCGACTTGGCCAAAAGAG GGGCAAAGATCATAATAGCATGCAGGGACATGGAGAAAGCAGAAGCTGCTGTGAAAGATATCAAAGAAAGCTCTGGCAACGAAAATGTCCTCTGCATGAAACTCGACTTGTCAGATAGCAAGTCGATAAGAGAATTCGCTGAAGCCATCAACAAAG GAGAGCCAAAACTCGACATCCTCATCAACAATGCTGGTGTGATGGTGTGTCCTTATGGGAAGACAGCAGATGGTTTTGAGATGCAGATCGGTGTCAATCACATGG GTCACTTCCTCTTGACGTATTTGTTGCTGGACCTGATTAAAAGGTCGACACCAGCCAGGATCATCAATGTGTCTTCAATGGCTCACTCATGGGGCAAAATCAATCTGGAGGACATCAACAGTGAGAAGGGTTACAACAAGAATGAAGCCTACTCCCAGAGCAAGCTAGCCAACGTCCTCTTCACCCGCTCACTGGCTAAACGACTAGAGG GCACAGGTGTGACAACATACGCTCTCCATCCTGGAGTCGTCCAGACAGATTTATGGCGTCATCTGAGCGGCCCTCAGCAGTTTGTCATGAAGCTGGTCAGTCCTTTCACCAAGAACTCTGTCCAGGGAGCTCAGACAACCATTTACTGTGCAGTGGAGCCAACACTGGAGAAAGAGAGCGGTGGATACTACAG TGACTGTGCTCCTGCCAACTGCTCTGCATACGGAAAGGACGACGACTTGGCACAGAAGCTGTGGGAGCTGAGCTGTAAGATGCTCGGCATAACGTGGGAATGA